AGATCAAACATGGCTTCCGCTGATCTGGCACGCAGTTGAGAAAGCGGACTGACAATACTGACCTGCCCTTTCAGATCGAGAACCAGATCCTTCGTACTCGTATAGCCTGCCTGAATGAAATCGGCCTCAACTGCGAGCACACCAATTCGCATTTCCGCCTGACCGCGCAAGCTGATTTGATGCCTACCATCCTGCTGAATCTTGTAGTCGATTTCCTCTCCCCTGAGCTCCATGCCTTGGATCTGCAGGGTATGCACTTCGTGTGGTGGGTCAGATTTCGTACTGGAATCTTCTGCCCGACCGGACAGTGTCAGGAGAAGCAGGAACAGCATACTCAAACACGCTGAGAAAACATTGTTACACATGGTTTGTCTCCACGGACTGTATGAAAAGTTTGTTAGAGGCCGGGGCAGGCTGCGCTGGTGTTCTAACAGACAGATTTTCGATCGTCCATGCCAATTGCGACGGATCAGGTCTCTTTGTACGATCGGGGATTATCTTGAGCGTCACAGTTTTCAAATGCCACGCTATCCGACATGATATAAAGAGCAAGCTTAGTCACGACAGTTTAAGAAGTTACACCATTCCTTGTTTCTGTGAGAATCTGCTCATGTTTTTTCTACAAAAATGCATTGTTAAAATTACATTCCCGGCGTTGTGCGCTGTGCTCTGCATCACATCAGTGGCACACGCTGATGGTCCAGCTGATAACAAGCCGGATCAGGTTCGCCGCATCCCCGGCCTGGGAGTCGAAGTTCCTACGGCACAAAAACAGCAACTGGAACAGGGACTGTCGAAACTCAAAGCCTCACTGGACCAACTTAAAAAAAGTAAAGACACCCGGATCAAAGCGTTAATTCCCGATGTGGAAATTTATCATCGCGCAGTCCGGTGTGCTCTCGAATATCAGGAGTTCTTTCACGAACGGGAAATCGGAACGGGGCTGAATCTGCTAAAACAGGGACAGGAACGCGCCGACCAGTTGTTGAAAGGGGAAGCCCCCTGGACGCGTCAGACAGGTCTGGTCGTCCGCGGCTATATTTCCAAGATTGACCAGACCGTACAGCCCTATGGACTGGTCATCCCCGATAACTATACGTTTTCAGGTAAGAGCGACTACCGCTGCGATCTCTGGTTTCATGGGCGGGGAGAACGTTTGAGCGAAGTCAATTTCATTAATCAGCAGCAGCGGTCCCGTGGGCAGTACACGCCCGCGGATACCATCGTGCTGCATCCTTATGGCCGTTATTCCAATGCGTTCAAATTTGCTGGTGAAATTGATGTACTCGAAGCGCTGGAAGCGACAAAGCAAAACTACCGCATCGACGATGATCGTGTTTCTGTTCGCGGCTTTTCCATGGGAGGCGCTGCCTGCTGGCAGTTCGCAGTGCATTATGCCGACCGCTGGTTCGCCGCTAATCCGGGAGCCGGCTTCTCGGAAACACCGCTGTTTCTCAAGGTCTTCCAGGATGAACAACTGAAACCAACCTGGTACGAAAAGAAATTATGGCAGATGTATGACTGTCCCGGCTATGCTCTCAATCTGTTTCAATGTCCCACGGTCGCCTACAGTGGGGAAATTGATCGCCAGAAGCAGGCCGCCGATGTGATGGAACTGGCGCTGCAAAAAGTGGGCATTGACATGGTGCACATCATCGGACCTGA
The sequence above is a segment of the Gimesia algae genome. Coding sequences within it:
- a CDS encoding prolyl oligopeptidase family serine peptidase gives rise to the protein MFFLQKCIVKITFPALCAVLCITSVAHADGPADNKPDQVRRIPGLGVEVPTAQKQQLEQGLSKLKASLDQLKKSKDTRIKALIPDVEIYHRAVRCALEYQEFFHEREIGTGLNLLKQGQERADQLLKGEAPWTRQTGLVVRGYISKIDQTVQPYGLVIPDNYTFSGKSDYRCDLWFHGRGERLSEVNFINQQQRSRGQYTPADTIVLHPYGRYSNAFKFAGEIDVLEALEATKQNYRIDDDRVSVRGFSMGGAACWQFAVHYADRWFAANPGAGFSETPLFLKVFQDEQLKPTWYEKKLWQMYDCPGYALNLFQCPTVAYSGEIDRQKQAADVMELALQKVGIDMVHIIGPDTAHKIHPDSKVIIEEKMDSLARVGRQRVPATIHLVAYTLKYNRMAWVTLDAMQEEWKQAHIDARLLSGNRVEVKTENVTAFTLKMAAGESPLDMTRPVTVQVDGKKLGAPRPKSDRSWEVSFHKSGDGWQVGPATYEPGQLVKKHNLQGPIDDAFMDSFLFVSPSGTCASPTVDKWVKSEMQHAVVHWRQQFRGDARVMKDAEITDKEIASSNLVLWGDPQSNQFIKKIADQLPIRWTADAIIVGDKQYPTDHHAPVLIFPNPLNPEKYVVLNSGFTYREYAYLNNARQVPMLPDWAIIDLRTPAGSQYPGKVVDANFFDEFWRLK